The Pieris brassicae chromosome 7, ilPieBrab1.1, whole genome shotgun sequence genome includes the window aaacTCTCATTGTTCCCAAACCagtagaatttctccaaatctttacggctgataatattgtgtgcctttcttcctggtgaGAAGATATTATAACGAGATAATAtatactcaggacttattattctagtataagattgtgtatcgacggccaccgaaccgttctttgtggtacaataGTAGTTTTATTCTAGGAGTACATTGTATTCACATACAATGATTTaactaatgtataaaatattgttaaacctATTTTAATAGACTAAGTATGTTTCTCGCCCATTCTTCTCCGCATGAAACCTTTTGGAAGGGGCAAATAGAatcatctttatattttatttaacgttgAAGAGTGACATTTTAGGTGGTCtaattggaataaataatttgactttTTGGTACTTTTAAAACTatccttaaatttaaaatgaatttttaagtattttttaaagtgaaattcGTTATATCGTATAGTAGAACGTTAAACCGTGTTGCTATACGGaaattgttttagatttaattatttaggtaATAACGCTTTAAACATgtacatataacataaaattaaatttttttaaataattctttttttgtatttttacttgtttttacgtaaaataaataaagatacatttttagttgtttttgaagtgaaacttctttattggcattagaaaaaaattaccacatcacatttttcggttacgcgtcacatttttcttgTCTCTactacggttgattcgaagagattagaagccattaataataaaaatatataataacgataacagtgatagtaataattgctcattgctcatttacaagcaTGATGCTTTCCTGTgtatgtacgtgccatggctgtGCATTTGATCACTTTAAGcttgagaggaagcgagaaatgaatacgacatagaaatattcaaatctgatttattgttcaaaaacaatatcttaaatactacttatacctattcacacatacataatattattttagtgagctgttggtgtattgCGCACCTTCAGCTATTTACATTTTGAAACACACGTGAGTCGTGTCAGCAATTGATCAAtattcgaataaaatataattaaaaattactcttcagctaataatatttggaaacacacgtgagccgtgtcagcagttggtcaatgttcaaataaaatcttaacaaAAACCTTTTgctaaactttatctaattttattttatttaaccaatttgtgtcaagttgcatatatttttttgtcatttttcgaaaaataagatcATATAGAATCAgaaatttcacttcttacttgtgtacactagtatacGCGCACATTTTTTACTGTAGTCTTAGTaactaaagtaaaataacgcattataacatattttcccCGAACCTTCTTGTACAAGGAAGTGAACAAAGAAGTAGGCAGCGTGAGTATGTAAATAtcatgttaatattattcatttcattcattcagTCACTCGCGCAACTACTCTCGCTTCTGCTGCAATTGTTGTATCGTTTTGTCTGACAGCGACGATATTGAAGTTAAGGGAAATATTTCCGGAAGCGGCTGGAGTAGTTaagtataaatgttattttaacaaaaaaaatttttcgATATATGCTTCACAAACTGTTTCGTCAAAAAAGATTTTCGTACCCATATTCAATGATAAAAGTTGAACATTTccatatttgtattatttctacGAAAAACGTTggaacaaaaaagttttcaaatgACTAATTGAAGGGACAAAAAGAAACAGCAATTCCATACAGACGCCTGCTGTTTTTGTAAAATCGCGAccaatttataagaaaaactcaaagctttataaatattcatgatTAATGTGTGGATtttgtatttcattaaaatacaattcttTTAAAGTTCTATTTCGaggaaatttataattgaagACAAGGAAGTAACAAGAAATTGATGCTTTATTATTCTCCTTTTTGAATATTACCATAAGTATACTTTAGTAAAACGGTATACCTACCgataaacaacaaataaaagtgtctaaaaatgattattttcaaGTTACAGGAATGCGCTAGTTTCATTAAatggttataataataaactcaaTGCACAGAACAAGCAATTCTTGGCATAACAGTTGTCAGAAGAAATATCTCTGACAGTtcagtatatataattattaaaaacactatttttaaatacatgtgCTGTACCAAGACGAATTGGTACCAGTTCTTAAAAAGAAGGCCGCTTATAATCGAAGTCCTCGTCCATTGCTGAACAAAGTCTTTTTTCATCAATCGTGTCGTCAGTTTCTATATAAGAAAATTCAGAAAATGTAGGTAAAATGCGTAAAGCATTATCGCGCATTGCCCATATGTATATTCCAATCAAAATCGAATTATTCAAATGTATGAGTAATGACAatccatttaaatatgtaaactaTGGTTTTGATTTGTACCCTTAATTCACTATagtatttgaattttgaatttgtaccACCTTAAGGCAGGTAACTCACTTTTTCATGGTACTTCAgctgtccatgggcggcatagctatctcataaaaaaaaccttttttttcaaAGGCGATTTCAAAGGTTAAACAGGGATAGTTCCTATGTTGGCGATGTTTAAACCACCATGCGTCCGATGAAGACAAGCTGTTGGTCCAGCGCCTACTTTTGTGCTACTGCTGTTGTGTCGGAGAGTTATGGAATAGAGAAGACGCTTGTGTCTCTACATCTGTTCACTATAATGCCTCCTACGTACATGGCAAGTCTAAAgaaaaatgaaacattttattacctttattttcatatacgTGATACGAAATATCTTTCGTCAAAAGCTAATTGCCATATCACTGTGTCAGACATTATATTCCCAAGAAATGTAACAATGATatgaatgtaaatatattatgtagacGCTTCAAAGTGAATTCTAGAtgaaaggaaaacattgtagATATTCTGTTGTATTCAACGAAGTAATCTGTATCACAGTTTGCTTAAGCAAAGCACACTTTATGTACTCCGTTAAGATTTTATTCCGCTTTGATAGCCATgaattataaagaatattaaaaattaataaaataaaataaattttatagatgATCTCTGTATGAATAATTTACTATCACTAGTTATGTAATATGttaagatacatatatatatatatatatatatatataaaagagtAAACAAAATGTGAACGATGatcgcacacttgaagccaatatgagccctttagtttttacacatacaaactcataaattgtaatttaacattctcgtttccgataatatcaaataacatAAGAGTTACTTAGATTTATGAACTCTTCGATAAGTCacgttagttttttgttaatccagcgTCTCAACCCTTAATGATATCTTAGATATGAGCTTATTTTTGAAACAATTAAAGCCAGTTTGGcttcaaacaaaatgtttagcataatatagatatattatttatattaataatatagtttacaACCGCTACCGAACTTAATTCatgctaaatatttttattactattagttCGTTAATAATAGTTAACAGGTGTACACCTGGATAATTCGGAATATATTGTGAcctaattatatacattattaggCTGTCAAAggtataatgaaattaataattgcataTCTGCAGCCGTACTCTGCAATTCCTCATAGCGATAGCAAACTCGATTTCATAATTCAACTTTGTACTTTGCTATCCCAAAGTTGCGATATGAGAGATGAGTGATGATGAGAAGATGTTCACTATCTATCGATATCGCTATTTGAAGTAACAGAGACTCACATACCTACGGTGAGCTTAAATACCTCAAGAGACTTGTGTTAAAAGCCACGTGTATGTCATAAAAACcacatattatattgttataatttacagCGACGAACTTTCTTGTGAATGTGTAAATCTTGtacgtatatttattatgtagcAATCAGTGTACCGAGCCATGGCaagcttttaaataactatatccTTTCTACGAAGCCGAATGCCACCAACATATAGAGTTTCAAATACAGGGTAATTATTATGTGAAACAACAGAAGTTACGCAGTAATAACGAGCATTGttatacattttcaaaataacGATAACGATATCTTTATTGTGTGTTCAAGTGTTTGAAGACAAATTCGCACgttaatttttatctattatcaCCAAGATTCGTATTTTGATTCAAGGTGATGTTTACTTCTTGaagcaaattaaattttttgatattattacatttctaaaataagcTATTCtaataacacaaatatgaATCTAGAATTTTATTGGATACATAAGAGAGAAACTGCGTATgttgttatgtaaatataatagagcggtgttggcctagtggcttcagcgtgcgactctcatccctgaagtcgtaggttcgatccccggctgtgcaccaattgattttctttctatggacgcatttaacattagctcgaatggtgaaggaaaacatcgtgaggaaaccggcttgcctagacccaaaaagtcgacggcgtgcgtcagaaggctgatcacctacctgcctattcgattaacaaatgctcagatacagaaatctgaggtccagacctgaaaaatgttgtagcgccattgatttatttcatttttttctgtaaataaaataaaaatatctttattataattatttgttaaggTATGCTGTTGTGTACTTAGGTGGGGGGAGGGGCCATATATACTAATTTAGTGTGTTAGGCAtgaatcaaatttatttttcatgcaTTAGATTAACGTATCAAGAACGCCCATGGATATGGAAATATATGCTTAGCTGACTTTAAGTAAATTCCTACGTTCATAATATTTCAGATTTCCTTTTTGTGACAAGACAGACAGCAGTGACATATTAAACTTTTCTTAGGTACAAATCCTTGCACATTTGATATTTTAGCTCTGAGGAAATTCTTGCATTGGATAAAGGAAAATAGGACAATGGAGTACAAAAGCGGGACCGACTTGCATTTTTACCCGCGCGGAATAAGACCCGCTGATTTTCTGATAGCGCTGTGTGTTACTGGTTTTGTAATTGGAATctctttaataatttgttgctAGTTTTGGTAGTAAATTTCATAGTACATTATTgttgaaaatatgtatatatttaagtactCCTATAATACAAGATTACTTTGAATTTGGaacgattttgcgccatttcacatattttttcgtgttcattagactaaaatatgattaaaaaatggGTATTAAAGACACTTCAAAAGTATGGcatcagccgtatgttcgttATATCAACGGATAtaacaacacttcgtctgtcgaagaccagaaaaaCTCGGGGCGGCCGTGTGCTGTTAGAACTAGAAAagctgttaatgctgttaaagccagaattcgtcgagACCCCATTATGAAGCAAAAAACCTTATCGCGAAAAATTAAGATTTGttgcgtattataaaacaagacctgaagcttggtgcttatcgtcgatatacaggacatgttctaaataattttttctacaattaaagagagtggatcAATCGAATCGAAAAAAAATCTCGActgaagaacactacaataagcagaATCTAAGTGTatgctcacagttctaaagaagctgctcaagtggtcggaaaggtacaatgTAGTCATCATCCTGCATCAGGGATGGATTGGTGGGAAGTGTCTCATCAAGAAGtcacaaaactattttttttggaaaaagaaatgaatacttcagccaaagtgtatacagtcttggatcatgttgtgtaacctctcagcaatacacttcttaaaaatataccgtggactttccagcaggattctgcacctggtcacaaggcacgtGTATCAAGACTCATAATTTCTAGCCTGACGTGAAAGTTTGGtacataaaactataattataaacttttagttAGCTAAAGGTCGGTcgttacaatataatttcattaattacaaGGCTATTTAGGCCAACAATGGCTGTCTTCAAGgctattgtaattaaaatatatttttcaggctattaatatgaaaatattttctatcgGCTATTTTGATGTATGGCTTTGTTCTTCACCTTTatgttttaactttaataaaactgtttatactgtaattatttatcaatttccATTTACAAAGCGTATTTGaaagaaacaatattcgaTAAGATCCAGCCATGTGCGTACGAAGCTATCTGTCATATTCCTAAAGTGTGTTCGCATTTTCAGCAAAAAATCGTAACAACACAAACATATAATGGGCACGTTTCCCATTGACGATAATAATCTAGAGGCGctaaatttttttctttaatgttttttgtagATTTCTAAGTCAGACTTCTGCGccttacaatataaaaatttattcgtttgtatatgtatgtcatatatgtttagatttaaagtttttagcacaaaattttattgaatgaatatataaatacgtttAGGTTTACCTTGGAAGATACGTGTTAGCTAATATATTATGGAAAATACGTTacgtttttttagttttgtccctttcactgtttacatctgttttaattgctttgttttattagttttgttcaAGTAAGTATATATCTTACGTAGTTTAGCACTTATCGCAATCAACTTATCTATTTTAACACATCTCACAgtggttgtctggaagagatcgcttgatAAACCCACCAGTtgccctattttttatttaattattgtgattgtatttctgtatgcaaccattgttaataaatataagtagaCTTTCTCatgtttgaatttataaatagtaaatcgCCAGCAACGGCTACTATATACGTGGTTATTATCCGCATAATTATCCAGTGCGGTATTAGTATTCTGGTTTTCAGCGGCTATTGTGAACGGTTTGTGGTTTTATTGTTGGATTTTGCTGAAttgcattaaatatatagactCCAACTAATGCAATATATGGTACCCGGTACGTATATGGTACAGTCGGCGGACTGCGTCAGTCCTCAGATACAGACATCTGGGGCCGAGATCTAAaaacgttgtagcgccattgattataattattcttataagAATATAACTGGGTTTTTATGCCAGTGCTACGGTTATAACGACCACCGAATGATAAAACAACGCTCGGTCAATTGAACTACAGACCTTGTCACAATATATAGCTAGCAACAAGTCTGCCcaaacaaatgatcattatTTGTCAATGCAAAATACGAAATTTACACGTATCACTTCAATGTACACAATTTAGTACACAGTTTAGCCTATTTTAAGGTACTTTTTGTAGTGGACCACTAAGTAGAACCAGCTAATCATCaaagtccttcaagaaatgtttattctaTTCTTAGTAGAGCGGCAATGCACACGAGCCTTGTGGTTGTGTTAGTGTATAAGTTAAGTGCTATAAAAATCGTGACCTATCAAGTTGTGTTGTATAACGTAGGGCTGATATAAGCAAATAGAAGATATACATTTCAGAAGTTTAGATTTTGTATCAAAGCGCTTCGCATAGTGAagcttaattataataataatataccagCCATAGTTGTTAAGTTACACATAACCTATAAGTGTTTTTCGGATACTATCTATAAATTAATCGACTTCAAAAATAGAGGAGTTTGTTACATTAATGGGATTAAGTTAATTGAGTATGATATGTTAAGGCTTTTAATGTgtgtgaatttatttatgttagttcagaaatttgttaaaaactaaaaaaacaaaatatatatatactcctACCTAGAGAATAGTCTAAACCTCATCAAAATCAGCtaagtagtttttgagatatatgtataatatcattattattaagcccTGACACCGagtgtaataaaaacaaacattgatTTAGTTATAATACATCAGATGTGCCGGTTTTGGTAATCAGCGTTTCCTGTAACACATAGGCCTCGTCCAGCTGCTTCCATTCTTTTCTTATTTTAGATCTTGTCTTTGTTGCGTCTCCTATTCTCTTTATATCATTTGCAAAAGAGAGAGCAAGAGATGGTGCTCTGTCTTCCTGTTTCCTGTTTTCTCAATGATAGACAATTCAGAGTGGCGATATGAAGTATCTCATTTTCGATTGGGTTTTGAGTGTTTGGattgttaatgtttttaatattgaaaggGAGTGATCGACAACACTCTACGGCGATCGGCTTTGGGAGGTGTCGAAAATCCGTGTCTTACGGTTCCTGGTGAGTTTTGATTGCCATTCATTAGCTGTGTCCGATATGGTATAGGATTTGTTTTTGTAGCATAATAACAGTTTGTTTTGTGTTTAATATAGCcttaacataaatacatttaaaaaatcgttatttattttttacacaaaagcattatttttaacagtttaaacataataaatgtttatgaccggcttaaaatattaatataagctCCATTTTACTCTACTAGTGAacaaattagaaaaataataccaGTTTCCCTACATACCATAAAACTTTTGACATTTTCTTTTGACGACAATGTTTGGCAACAGCTATGACAGCTTCGTCCATATATCAATATACAAACAAGGTCTATTCTCAATCGAAAACCCACTAAGTTTATATGTGTGTGTTACACATTCACACGCGTGTACTATAAATCGAAGGCTATATTCGTGGGATCAATTCGGGATAATTTTTGTCTCTCAGTATCGTATATTCGGCATGACACTTTTCTTGTAACAGTTTATCTAATAAAGGGGAGGCAGGAGGCGAGGGTAGATAGGATAAAGGACAGGGGGTGATGAGGAGAAAGAAAAAGGAAACAGAAATGAAATGTCGgctaatacatattatttctatttatagcACTATTAGACTTCGTGCTATTTTGAACCTTGTGGGCCTTctatttgacatttatttcaCGTTTTTTTAACGTAATATGAGGCAAActgctcacctgatgtttactgatacccatggacactcacattgttAGATATCTCACAAAAGCGTTGTCacacttttaagaattgttgcTCAAATGCACAAATGTGGTACGACGGTCTTGCGGGTTGCTCACAATCCAAGTGTTCTCCAAGATATCGGTTTCTTTGTGCCTAAGGAATTTGCAACGGCGATGATCAAGGTCGATGCGATACCAATGGCTAGAACCAGTCTATTGCACAGTCTTTGTTAGATAGACTAACGAAGACTGTGCAACTTACTTGCTTACTGAATACTGTTGCCGCACTATTTTTTTctgacattatcgtattgtcCTAGTACTTTAAGAATAATGTacgtgtttttgtaaataaataaataatcatgagGCATTAACCGAAATCGTCGATTCGTATCATATACATGTGCTTGATAGTATCATTATTCTCTAGAGtccaataaagaaaaatgccAAATGAAAATATGCAGAAATTTTAAGCTAAGTCCAAAATGTTGTTGTagctgaattattatttacgtcATGGTTGTATCCATAAATATGCTGGCAATCAAACAAGATTATTTGGTTATAAGATACCAGGCTGTTACACAATATGCGATTTCTTCAATACAAAGTACCCTCGTGAGTTGTGTGCTGCGGATATTGCAGGAtactcgattgtgaggaagttgGATTGGTTTAGGGTTGCGCCAAATAAGTCTTTTTATGTTacggcaaacgggcaggaggctcatttGATGTCAAGTGATACCTTTGCTCATGAACACTCTCATTGAAAGAatacttttttcttgaaggacctaaagttaaattggttcggaaattcttcagtgggtagctggcaCTCATAGCGCGCACGCGTGCCGCGCGGCTATATCTGCCTTATGAATCGCTCAGTTGTGTTAAGTTCATAAGTTctcatgttatttttaaacaagtaTATCCTTTttctaacatttttataagtattcgTTTTCCATTCGTTCTTTGAGCAATGTGCCTATCAATCAATGAGGATCTCCATTCTTCCTGTATAGACTGCAAGTGTTGGTACGAAGGGGAAGAAGATGACATACCTATGTCATCTTCTTCCCCTTCTTCAACTTCAACTCCAAAGGAATGTTCTAGAAGAACTTTGCGTCAGGGAGTTTGGTTTTTAAGGCACTTTTTACCATGTAGTAGTATCTGCTAACAGAAGTATTTCCCACCCAATTCGACTCGGGGCCGTTTTTTTAAAGGCACTTCTACTGGCCACAGGAATCTTGTGAACTTGTATGTTCATGCACTTCACGTGAACCTCCGTTTGCCACCCGTCATGTCCACGAGCGGTGTTAAAATTTCAGCTTTATTAAACACATAGGCTTAAAATTAGCAAAGTTAGTTATAACTACATAGGCACTAACTAAAGCCGTCAATAAAATGGAGTCGAGCCTTTAACTCCCGTagcattataaaaattaatggctaatatagttaaaattagtaaaacacaatttgatatttaaattctcCATTTATTTCCGTTCCCAATCACAAACGTTCTCGCTCTATTGGTCCATACATAATTCATTTCAAAATTTCATTCGTTCATAAAccacttaattataaatatcattattatatatacatttttacatttgaTAAAGCGTGACATACACAGAAGTTTTAAGTTATCggatttttaaattggttacattttatttacaatatctatAAGACTTTGACTATGGAATTtaagttatacatatatatctcaGCCAAATTCAGAGTCGATAAGCCGTCTAGTATATGTTTTAACAATTTCCCATTGATCGAAtcgaaaaacaaatttaatttgtatacaaCATTCGTTTGTATAATTGGATAATCAGATTACAGCTGATaatctctatatattttttttaattattcgattttgattttagacgtttcttaaacaaaatactagttttggttatatttttgtatgaatgtCTTTAGTTAGTTGTTACTATTAAGTAATCACTGTACAAAAACGTAGTTGCTGTCGATTTTATAAACAAGATACTccttttagttatattttcttaaacagtaataaaaacGTTTAGACCATGGaatccaataaaatatttgtttaatattgaaatgtcTTTTGTTTCATAAATTACGTCATATTGAAAGCCTTCTAAATCACGAACATTAATAATACCGATGACACAATTAGAAGTGTTTTTACgttgaatatagatataaaaacttaCTACATTTTTCCTCAAGAGTGATGTTACATTTTCCGTAATTTGGTATTATTCAGTAACATATATAGCTCACTGACTATATATATGCGTTAATGCGCTACTCAAATGATATTAGAACAATGTCTCTTCATGCTTCCGTTTACTGCCAAATATGACATAGCGCTGCTAGTTTCTACTATACATTTTGTCGTTCGTGCTAAGAGAGctggaatattaattaaaatatttctttctcAATAACGCGCTTAGCTTATTGCGGTTGGTACAAATAGTCATAATATTTCTACCTACAGGTCCAACCACAATCAAAGGAAACGCGCCATCAGTTTGTCTTTCGTTTGTTCTAAACGAATTTTTGGGGAACAGTATACAACATAagctatataaaattctaagaCATAcataactaatataatttttaaatattttaacaattccaTTCATTTATATGTTTCCTAATATTCAcagattaacaatattatatctgTATTAATATATCGTTAAAAATAGGAATGTTTTGATTCGAACACCATAAGATTCTTAATTACGAATAGTTAGCCCAAAACGTTTTATTTCTGGCTTAAACCTATAGTTTTCTATGTATAGAATAATCATATGTACAAGGTGGAAAAGCTTTTGTAAGTTAGGATGAGATTCGGAAGTCAAGACTTGAACTTATTAACTTTTCTATCTCAAAATCCAATGCGATTTTCACATAAGGGAGTTTAGTTTCTGGATCTTACCCTGAGCGAAGTTCAAAAACCACAGTAAATCCgtgtgaatatttattaaacgcGCGAAAAGGATTTTCTGTCACCTCATGTTTTTATCGCTGGAACATTTATAATCAAAAGAGTATACATAGACGGTtccttataaaataacatattcttGGTATTAGGTGTTACTTTAGGTTTATGCCAGATAACTTAATTGTATGCTTTTACTATACCTCAAACTTGCGTAGCATTGTCAACACCcaagtaattatttaagtcACACGAATTTCTTTTCCTATGCCCACTTGTTCTTAAACTAGCACTAACTATGTTCGCTCGCACTCTATCTTTAAGGACTtcattttcaagattaatttTAAGAGTCTTCTCTGCTCTTTGGGACACCAGTAACTGATTGTGAATGTTGGGGGAACTAACACTGTTTCTGGGTATTGTGGCATGAGGTGTTCCAGGTGCTGGTGATGGAGCTGGTTCTTCCTCAAACCTCATCTTCACAGGTCCGATATCCATGTCACtcttatttaaactataatatgtTCCTCCAAACATCTTTGTATTAAAGTTTTCGTAATATGGTATAACGCCATTCAGGGTGGAGAATGGTCGTAAGTCACTCTCATATGGTAATCTTCTTGGTAACGTAACGTATCCTTTTGGACTCATGAAGATGTTGGCTGCTTGTAAGCGGCTGTACAATGCCGGGCTAATGCTTATAACGTCGTAGTTGGGGGATTTTGGACTCTGTCTGTCATGTGATGCAGCTGAAGAGCTCTGAGCAGTTGATCTAAGAGGTATTGAGAGTAGATCGGGTGGATATGTCTGTGGGTCCTTCGCTATTCGATCTATTAGCAGCGTCTTATGTAATGATAGTTCGTCCTGCCGGTGATTTTCTTCTTTAGCTGTGAGAAAAACAATTTGTCATTATCATGTATTTTTTAGGTATCAACACAAAGAATCTTATAGAATTTTATACTTATAGTCGGACCTAGCTAATCatagtcaaaataaattttattaattgatagtTGCTCTCGAATTACTAgtactgttataatttttttttattaaattgttttttttaacctaaataaattaaagtaaatttgaaagaaatagatacttatgtaatataaataaaatagaagaaTGTCTTATTaagctaaaaaaaattttttaaagagaTTTTGAGCAGAATTTCCGACACGATAATTTTTAAGCGTTAACAATGTTTGCCTAGGTCGATCTctggctgtgcatcaatggttTTTGAACACTCACtcgtacagtgaaggaaaatatcatgGCTTAGATGTAAAAAGTTGACTGCATCTAGCAAGCatagaaggttgatcacctatttgcctattaaaaacatatgctcacgaaacagatacagaatttGAACAACAAGTTTGGTAACCACTGGTCACTGGTTATTCGACC containing:
- the LOC123712331 gene encoding uncharacterized protein LOC123712331, encoding PWQHVLSVLRYLLVEREKHQNTVQIINNTAQESLLQREKFEVRAKEENHRQDELSLHKTLLIDRIAKDPQTYPPDLLSIPLRSTAQSSSAASHDRQSPKSPNYDVISISPALYSRLQAANIFMSPKGYVTLPRRLPYESDLRPFSTLNGVIPYYENFNTKMFGGTYYSLNKSDMDIGPVKMRFEEEPAPSPAPGTPHATIPRNSVSSPNIHNQLLVSQRAEKTLKINLENEVLKDRVRANIVSASLRTSGHRKRNSCDLNNYLGVDNATQV